One genomic region from Microcella humidisoli encodes:
- a CDS encoding esterase/lipase family protein: MTRAASIVADYAYVARSRLRYWRYGARPPAPIEAGPDAPPPVLLIPGVFETWHYLKPIRDRLAALGHPVHSVPELGFNRHPIPEMAALLTAYLEHRELTGVTIVAHSKGGLIGKTMLVADERAEVSRLTRMISINTPYGGSPLARYAMGPWREFVPTRPVITELAAAASVNARITSLHSTFDQYVPAGNSVLDGAENVVLPYDGHFRVLGLPSVIDEIVARVPRG, translated from the coding sequence ATGACGCGTGCCGCTTCGATCGTGGCCGATTACGCCTACGTCGCCCGGTCGCGCCTGCGGTACTGGCGGTACGGCGCGCGGCCTCCTGCTCCCATCGAGGCGGGTCCGGATGCTCCTCCTCCCGTCCTGCTGATCCCCGGCGTCTTCGAGACCTGGCACTACCTCAAGCCGATCCGCGACCGCCTGGCCGCACTCGGGCATCCCGTGCACAGCGTGCCCGAGCTCGGCTTCAACCGCCACCCGATCCCGGAGATGGCGGCCCTGCTCACGGCCTACCTCGAGCACCGCGAGCTCACGGGCGTCACGATCGTCGCGCACAGCAAGGGCGGGCTCATCGGCAAGACCATGCTCGTCGCCGACGAGCGCGCCGAGGTCAGCCGGCTCACGCGCATGATCTCGATCAACACGCCCTACGGGGGCAGCCCGCTCGCGCGCTACGCGATGGGGCCGTGGCGCGAGTTCGTGCCCACGCGGCCCGTCATCACCGAGCTCGCGGCGGCGGCGAGCGTCAACGCGCGCATCACCTCGCTGCATTCGACGTTCGACCAGTACGTGCCCGCCGGCAACTCGGTGCTCGACGGCGCCGAGAACGTCGTGCTGCCGTACGACGGGCACTTCCGGGTGCTCGGCCTGCCGAGCGTGATCGACGAGATCGTCGCGCGCGTGCCGCGCGGCTGA
- a CDS encoding DEAD/DEAH box helicase, which yields MPRPYEAGAAFDAIENWAVGRGLTLYPAQEEAIFELVAGAHVVLATPTGSGKSLVAVAAHAIALAQGQRTYYTAPIKALVSEKFFQLVDIFGAENVGMVTGDSSVNGDAPIICCTAEILANQALREGAELEAGIVVMDEFHYYADVDRGWAWQVPLLTLTNARFLLMSATLGDVTPIAADLERRTGHPVSEVTHTERPIPLTFEYVKTPVHETVETLLEKGQAPIYIVHFSQAAAMERAQALSSIRIVSREQRDEIAEAIGDFRFATGFGSTLSRLVRAGIGVHHAGMLPKYRRLVEVLAQRGLLRVICGTDTLGVGINVPIRTVLLTALSKYDGVKMRQLSAREFHQIAGRAGRAGYDTAGLVVVQAPDHEVENHLATTKAGDDPKKKKKIVRKAAPAGFVTWSETSFERLVGGMPEPLESRMQVSAAMLINLIARGGDVFGNARALLTENHEPPHQQRALIKRALGIAKTLVRAGVVVIDRATTPATITLTVDLQPNFALNQPLSPFALAVIGVLDHADPNYPLEVISVIESTLDNPRPVLAQQQFAARGEAIGAMKAEGLDYDERMEALDDVEYPKPLDELLTAMFETFASTQPWIRDVELRPKSVVRDLYEKAMTFTEYVSHYKLTRSEGLLLRYLSDADRAIRQTVPDEAKTDELRDIIEWLRELVRQVDSSLQDEWEQLSSPHSDVVEGAPTLPPRPPDVTTNRRAFLVLVRNELFRRVQLAALQRDDDLEALDPDAGWPEALDAYYADHEEVLTGGNARSASLVHIDEAPMDAPGTWTVRQVIDDPAGDHDWGIDAVVDLAASVEAGFAVVRVLGLRRL from the coding sequence ATGCCCCGCCCCTACGAGGCCGGTGCGGCGTTCGACGCGATCGAGAACTGGGCTGTGGGGCGCGGCCTCACGCTGTATCCGGCGCAAGAGGAGGCGATCTTCGAGCTCGTCGCCGGCGCGCACGTCGTGCTCGCCACCCCGACGGGCTCGGGCAAGAGCCTCGTCGCGGTCGCCGCGCACGCGATCGCCCTCGCGCAGGGGCAGCGCACCTACTACACGGCGCCGATCAAGGCGCTCGTGAGCGAGAAGTTCTTCCAGCTCGTCGACATCTTCGGCGCCGAGAACGTCGGCATGGTGACGGGCGACAGCTCAGTGAACGGCGATGCGCCGATCATCTGCTGCACGGCCGAGATCCTCGCCAACCAGGCACTGCGCGAGGGCGCCGAGCTCGAGGCCGGCATCGTCGTCATGGACGAGTTCCACTACTACGCCGACGTCGACCGCGGGTGGGCGTGGCAGGTGCCGCTGCTGACGCTCACGAACGCGCGCTTCCTGCTCATGAGCGCGACGCTCGGCGACGTGACGCCGATCGCGGCCGACCTCGAGCGCCGCACCGGGCACCCGGTGAGCGAGGTGACGCACACCGAGCGGCCGATCCCGCTGACGTTCGAGTACGTGAAGACCCCCGTGCACGAGACCGTCGAGACCCTGCTCGAGAAGGGCCAGGCGCCGATCTACATCGTGCACTTCAGCCAGGCCGCGGCGATGGAGCGCGCGCAGGCCCTGTCGAGCATCCGCATCGTGTCGAGAGAGCAGCGGGACGAGATCGCCGAGGCGATCGGCGACTTCCGCTTCGCGACCGGTTTCGGCTCGACGCTCAGCCGCCTCGTGCGCGCGGGCATCGGCGTGCACCACGCCGGCATGCTGCCGAAGTACCGCCGTCTCGTCGAAGTACTCGCCCAGCGCGGGCTGCTGCGCGTCATCTGCGGCACCGACACCTTGGGCGTCGGCATCAACGTGCCGATTCGCACGGTGCTGCTGACAGCCCTCAGCAAGTACGACGGCGTGAAGATGCGCCAGCTCAGTGCGCGCGAGTTTCACCAGATCGCGGGCCGCGCGGGCCGCGCGGGTTACGACACGGCAGGGCTCGTGGTCGTACAAGCACCCGATCACGAGGTCGAGAATCATCTCGCCACGACGAAGGCCGGAGACGACCCCAAGAAGAAGAAGAAGATCGTGCGCAAGGCCGCGCCCGCGGGCTTCGTCACGTGGAGCGAGACGAGCTTTGAACGACTGGTGGGCGGGATGCCCGAACCGCTCGAGAGCCGCATGCAGGTCAGCGCGGCCATGCTCATCAACCTCATCGCGCGCGGGGGAGACGTGTTCGGCAACGCTCGCGCGCTGCTGACCGAGAATCATGAGCCGCCGCACCAGCAGCGCGCGCTCATCAAGCGCGCGCTGGGAATCGCGAAGACTCTCGTGCGCGCCGGGGTCGTCGTGATTGACCGGGCCACCACCCCGGCGACCATCACCCTCACCGTCGACCTGCAGCCCAACTTCGCGCTCAATCAGCCCTTGAGCCCCTTCGCGCTCGCCGTCATCGGCGTGCTCGATCACGCCGACCCGAACTACCCGCTCGAGGTCATCAGCGTCATCGAGTCGACGCTCGACAACCCCCGCCCGGTGCTCGCCCAGCAGCAGTTCGCCGCGCGCGGCGAGGCGATCGGCGCCATGAAGGCCGAGGGCCTCGACTACGACGAGCGCATGGAGGCCCTCGACGACGTCGAGTACCCGAAGCCGCTCGACGAGCTGCTGACCGCCATGTTCGAGACCTTCGCGAGCACCCAGCCCTGGATCCGCGACGTCGAGCTGCGCCCCAAGAGCGTCGTGCGCGACCTCTACGAGAAGGCCATGACCTTCACCGAGTACGTCAGTCACTACAAGCTCACCCGCAGCGAGGGCCTGCTGCTGCGCTACCTGAGCGACGCTGACCGCGCGATCCGGCAGACCGTGCCCGATGAGGCGAAGACCGACGAGCTGCGCGACATCATCGAATGGCTGCGCGAGCTCGTGCGCCAGGTCGACTCGAGCCTGCAAGACGAGTGGGAGCAGCTGAGCTCGCCCCACTCCGACGTTGTGGAAGGCGCGCCAACCTTGCCGCCCCGGCCGCCGGATGTCACGACCAACCGACGGGCATTCCTCGTGCTCGTGCGCAACGAGCTGTTCCGCCGCGTGCAGCTCGCGGCGCTGCAGCGCGACGACGACCTCGAGGCGCTCGACCCCGACGCGGGCTGGCCCGAGGCGCTCGACGCCTACTACGCCGACCACGAGGAGGTGCTGACGGGGGGCAACGCTCGCAGCGCATCCCTCGTACACATCGATGAAGCGCCGATGGATGCCCCCGGCACATGGACCGTGCGCCAAGTCATCGACGACCCGGCCGGCGACCACGACTGGGGCATCGACGCGGTCGTCGACCTGGCGGCGAGCGTCGAGGCCGGATTCGCCGTGGTCAGGGTGCTCGGCCTGCGTCGGCTGTAG
- a CDS encoding CPBP family intramembrane glutamic endopeptidase, whose translation MPAAQTLPTTDALPAISLKLLPAAIVVTSAIPLFGFENRLVGYPWLVIGLVVAYFVDRELMRDLGIIAAGLIVVSTVSVKADISWPNFFLLGFVLSLAVAVPFVIDRFVFTRKVIRFPWRSGQKWQPWEKSYLFAVPFLGWLILPFYFITSGAYQNWPAVSEASEVLRLFIGVNAVGIWDELFFICTIYVLLLRHFPVLTANILQAIVFVSFLWELGYQAWGPLMTIPFALLQGWIFHRTKSLTYVIIVHLLFDLVVFLAIVHAHNPGVFPFFLVPSPGS comes from the coding sequence ATGCCCGCCGCTCAGACGCTGCCCACGACGGATGCCCTTCCCGCGATCAGCCTGAAGCTGCTGCCCGCGGCCATCGTCGTGACGAGCGCCATCCCGTTGTTCGGCTTCGAGAACCGGTTGGTCGGCTACCCGTGGCTCGTGATCGGGCTCGTCGTGGCGTACTTCGTCGACCGCGAGCTCATGCGCGATCTCGGCATCATCGCCGCGGGCCTCATCGTCGTGAGCACCGTGAGCGTCAAGGCCGACATCTCGTGGCCCAACTTCTTCCTGCTCGGGTTCGTGCTGAGCCTCGCGGTCGCGGTTCCATTCGTGATCGACCGGTTCGTCTTCACGCGGAAGGTCATCCGGTTCCCGTGGCGCAGCGGCCAGAAGTGGCAGCCGTGGGAGAAGTCGTACCTCTTCGCCGTGCCGTTCCTCGGCTGGCTGATCCTGCCGTTCTACTTCATCACCTCGGGCGCCTACCAGAACTGGCCGGCCGTCTCTGAGGCCAGCGAGGTGCTGCGGCTCTTCATCGGCGTCAACGCCGTCGGCATCTGGGACGAGCTCTTCTTCATCTGCACGATCTACGTGCTGCTGCTGCGGCACTTCCCGGTGCTCACGGCGAACATCCTGCAGGCGATCGTCTTCGTGAGCTTCCTGTGGGAGCTCGGCTACCAGGCCTGGGGCCCGCTCATGACGATCCCCTTCGCGCTCCTGCAGGGCTGGATCTTCCACCGCACCAAGTCGCTCACCTACGTCATCATCGTGCACCTGCTGTTCGACCTCGTGGTGTTCTTGGCGATCGTGCACGCGCACAACCCCGGGGTCTTCCCGTTCTTCCTGGTGCCGAGCCCCGGTTCCTAG
- a CDS encoding TM0106 family RecB-like putative nuclease, producing the protein MYLTTNENGERLLVTSASDLTRAAECEFRVARDLDVRLGRLAAIVDEPDAMLARTAVLGDAHEAAVIADYRARAAHPDDVLEIARAESAGLDAIEPFAAQTLDALQRGVPVIVQGTFVDRDHSPASRPGDIAIAFVGFADFLERMPDGAYRVLDSKLARRAKVTALLQLAAYAEQLERLGIAVDPEVALILGTGERSIHRLDDIAPVLRARRARLHQLLRDRAAADAPIAWRDPSVTYCRTCAWCASDIAAHDDVSQVAGLTGSQWTKLGAAGITTLAELAASTQPVDGIAASTLDTLRLQAALQREAAGNPGTPPPVRVRTPAALHALPAPSPGDLYFDFEGDPLYTEHDPNRWGLDYLFGIVDADERFTAYWAHSFADERDALLAFLADVEARRAIHPDLHVYHYASYERTHLRSLAARHGVGEQIVDEWLRSGVLVDLYPVVKNALRVGSPSYSIKYLEPIYWPEAREGAAVARGDDSIAEYIRARELRAAGDTAAAQQILDDIGDYNRVDCVSTLKLAAWLRGLAGEHPAPAPTLIDNGDDAEGDDSGPTIDDSPLRTALLELAANDDGTPATEPDRTPEQRAYAYAAAAIDYHRREHKTFWWEHFDRLVAPLDEWSDVRDVFTVDRDAPHEQSPWGKTGKQRSLRRTLVLHGSWPPGSRPSVSGRSGPFAVYAQPGPLPGNPRDPLARSARSVAIEALGDGHVVVTETLADGVEPYTELPIALTPASPPDAGQQKPAIEEWGARLVDAHPEWPAEPVGDLLRRVPPRTRSGAALAPVTLDADGEPDRVAAVVASLLDLDRSYLAVQGPPGTGKTHLGSHVIAALVRDHGWTVGVVAQSHTTVEHVLESVVKAGLDGRLVGKAPKTGADPAEYATARYTVLGKADQLAAFASERAGIGTGGFVIGGTAWDFASPKRVGRRTLDLLVIDEAGQFSLAATIAASMAAKNLLLLGDPQQLPQVSQGTHPEPIDGSALGYLSDGHDVLPAELGYFLAETRRLHPALAEPVSRLSYEGRLHAHPSARERRLEGVAPGLHPVPVRHTGNATESAEEADEVVAIIHRLIGTAWQSGPDAAPRPLAADDIIVVTPYNAQQQTIRERLDTAGLRGTRVGTVDKFQGQEAAVAIVSLAASSSRDAPRGMEFLLNRNRLNVAISRAQWAAYLVHSPGLLDSLPHTPAGVAELSAFIRLTEAR; encoded by the coding sequence GTGTACCTGACGACGAACGAGAACGGCGAGCGCCTGCTCGTCACCTCGGCGAGCGACCTCACCCGCGCGGCGGAGTGCGAGTTCCGGGTCGCGCGCGACCTCGACGTTCGACTCGGCCGCCTCGCGGCGATCGTCGACGAGCCGGATGCCATGCTCGCCCGCACCGCCGTGCTCGGCGACGCGCACGAAGCCGCCGTCATCGCCGACTACCGCGCCCGCGCCGCGCATCCCGACGACGTGCTCGAGATCGCCCGCGCCGAGAGCGCCGGCCTCGACGCCATCGAGCCCTTCGCCGCGCAGACGCTCGACGCGCTGCAGCGCGGGGTACCCGTCATCGTGCAGGGCACCTTCGTCGACCGCGACCACAGCCCCGCATCCCGGCCCGGCGACATCGCGATCGCCTTCGTCGGCTTCGCCGACTTCCTCGAGCGGATGCCCGACGGCGCCTACCGCGTGCTCGACAGCAAGCTCGCCCGCCGCGCGAAAGTCACCGCACTGCTGCAGCTCGCCGCCTATGCCGAGCAGCTCGAGCGGCTCGGCATCGCCGTCGACCCCGAGGTCGCGCTGATTCTCGGCACCGGTGAGCGCAGCATCCACCGCCTCGACGACATCGCGCCCGTGCTGCGCGCCCGACGCGCCCGCCTGCACCAGCTGCTGCGCGACCGCGCCGCCGCCGACGCGCCCATCGCCTGGCGCGACCCGAGCGTCACCTACTGCCGCACGTGCGCGTGGTGTGCGAGCGACATCGCCGCGCACGATGACGTCAGCCAGGTGGCCGGCCTGACGGGCTCGCAGTGGACCAAGCTCGGTGCCGCCGGCATCACCACCCTCGCCGAGCTTGCCGCCAGCACGCAGCCGGTCGACGGCATCGCCGCGTCCACCCTCGACACCCTGCGCCTGCAGGCGGCCCTGCAGCGCGAAGCCGCCGGCAACCCCGGCACCCCGCCGCCCGTGCGCGTGCGCACGCCCGCCGCCCTGCACGCCCTGCCCGCCCCGAGCCCCGGCGACCTCTACTTCGACTTCGAAGGCGACCCGCTCTACACCGAGCACGACCCCAACCGGTGGGGCCTCGACTACCTGTTCGGCATCGTCGACGCCGACGAGCGGTTCACGGCCTACTGGGCCCACAGCTTCGCCGATGAGCGGGATGCCCTGCTCGCCTTCCTCGCCGACGTCGAAGCCCGGCGCGCCATCCACCCCGACCTGCACGTCTACCACTACGCCTCGTACGAGCGCACCCACCTGCGCTCGCTCGCCGCGCGACACGGCGTCGGCGAGCAGATCGTCGACGAGTGGCTGCGCAGCGGAGTGCTCGTCGACCTCTACCCGGTCGTCAAGAACGCCCTGCGCGTCGGCAGCCCCAGCTATTCGATCAAGTACCTCGAGCCCATCTACTGGCCCGAGGCGCGCGAGGGAGCCGCGGTCGCGCGGGGCGACGACTCGATCGCCGAATACATCCGCGCGCGCGAGCTGCGGGCGGCGGGCGACACCGCGGCGGCGCAGCAGATTCTCGACGACATCGGTGACTACAACCGCGTCGACTGCGTCAGCACGCTGAAGCTCGCCGCCTGGCTGCGCGGACTCGCGGGGGAGCACCCCGCACCCGCGCCCACCCTCATCGACAACGGCGACGACGCGGAGGGCGACGATTCCGGCCCGACGATCGACGACTCGCCGCTGCGCACGGCCCTGCTGGAACTCGCGGCGAACGACGATGGCACGCCCGCGACCGAGCCCGACAGAACCCCCGAGCAGCGCGCCTACGCTTACGCGGCCGCCGCGATCGACTACCACCGCCGCGAGCACAAGACCTTCTGGTGGGAGCACTTCGACCGCCTCGTCGCCCCGCTCGACGAGTGGAGCGACGTGCGCGACGTCTTCACGGTCGATCGGGATGCTCCGCACGAGCAGTCCCCCTGGGGCAAGACCGGCAAGCAGCGGTCGTTGCGCCGCACGCTCGTGCTGCACGGCAGCTGGCCCCCCGGCTCGCGCCCGAGCGTGAGCGGCCGCAGCGGACCGTTCGCCGTCTACGCCCAGCCCGGGCCGCTGCCCGGCAACCCGCGCGACCCGCTCGCGCGCTCGGCCCGCAGCGTGGCCATCGAGGCGCTCGGCGACGGCCATGTCGTCGTCACCGAGACGCTCGCCGACGGCGTCGAGCCCTACACCGAGCTGCCGATCGCGCTGACTCCCGCGAGCCCGCCCGACGCGGGCCAGCAGAAGCCCGCCATCGAGGAGTGGGGCGCGCGGCTCGTCGACGCGCATCCCGAATGGCCTGCCGAGCCCGTCGGCGACCTGCTGCGTCGAGTGCCGCCCCGCACCCGAAGCGGGGCGGCACTCGCGCCCGTGACGCTCGACGCCGACGGCGAGCCCGACCGCGTGGCCGCGGTGGTGGCAAGCCTGCTCGACCTCGACCGCAGCTACCTCGCCGTGCAGGGCCCTCCCGGCACGGGCAAGACGCACCTCGGCTCGCACGTCATCGCCGCGCTCGTGCGCGACCACGGCTGGACGGTCGGTGTCGTGGCGCAGAGCCACACGACCGTCGAGCACGTGCTCGAGAGCGTCGTGAAGGCGGGACTCGACGGGCGTCTCGTCGGCAAGGCGCCCAAGACCGGCGCCGACCCGGCCGAGTACGCCACGGCGCGGTACACGGTGCTCGGCAAGGCCGACCAGCTCGCCGCCTTCGCCAGCGAGCGCGCCGGCATCGGCACCGGCGGGTTCGTCATCGGCGGCACGGCGTGGGACTTCGCGAGCCCGAAGCGCGTCGGCCGCCGCACCCTCGACCTGCTCGTCATCGACGAGGCCGGGCAGTTCTCGCTCGCCGCCACGATCGCCGCGAGCATGGCCGCGAAGAACCTGCTGCTGCTCGGCGACCCGCAGCAGCTGCCGCAGGTCAGCCAGGGCACCCACCCTGAGCCGATCGACGGCAGCGCGCTCGGCTACCTCAGCGACGGGCACGACGTGCTGCCGGCCGAGCTCGGCTATTTCCTCGCCGAGACGCGGCGCCTGCATCCCGCGCTCGCCGAGCCCGTCTCGCGCCTCAGCTACGAGGGCCGCCTGCACGCGCACCCGAGCGCCAGGGAGCGTCGGCTCGAGGGCGTCGCGCCCGGTCTGCACCCCGTGCCCGTGCGGCACACCGGCAACGCGACCGAGTCGGCGGAGGAGGCAGACGAGGTCGTCGCGATCATCCATCGCCTCATCGGCACTGCGTGGCAGTCGGGGCCGGATGCTGCGCCGCGGCCGCTCGCCGCCGACGACATCATCGTCGTCACGCCCTACAACGCGCAGCAGCAGACGATTCGCGAGCGCCTCGACACCGCCGGCCTGCGGGGAACGCGCGTCGGCACGGTCGACAAGTTCCAGGGGCAGGAGGCCGCCGTCGCGATCGTCTCGCTCGCAGCCTCGAGCTCGCGCGATGCGCCGCGCGGCATGGAGTTCCTGCTCAACCGCAACCGCCTCAATGTCGCCATCTCGCGCGCGCAGTGGGCGGCGTACCTCGTGCACTCGCCCGGTCTGCTCGACTCGCTGCCGCACACGCCCGCGGGCGTCGCCGAACTGAGCGCGTTCATCCGCCTCACCGAGGCGCGCTGA
- a CDS encoding B3/B4 domain-containing protein, protein MRFSHDPALLAEFPHLVVATLTLDGVTSTPDVAASAGPFLERASARLAERPESEFPEIAAWRRAFTQLGLKATQYRCASEALLRRFKKEGELPSIHPLVDLCNAVSLAYAIPIAVFDLDTVIGDLTVTRAEGTESYLSFSGTTENPEPAEVIFRDDAGNAHARRWTNRQSALSAIRPDTRRVLVVSEALHDTAPADIDAVLADLTKALRQHW, encoded by the coding sequence ATGCGCTTCAGTCACGATCCAGCGTTGCTCGCCGAGTTTCCCCACCTCGTTGTCGCCACCCTCACCCTTGATGGCGTGACCAGCACCCCCGACGTTGCAGCCTCCGCTGGGCCGTTTCTTGAGCGCGCATCCGCACGCCTGGCAGAACGACCGGAAAGCGAGTTTCCTGAGATCGCAGCCTGGCGACGGGCGTTCACTCAGCTGGGGTTGAAGGCTACGCAGTATCGCTGCGCGTCGGAAGCCCTCCTGCGCCGGTTCAAGAAAGAGGGCGAGCTGCCGTCGATTCACCCCCTCGTCGACCTGTGCAACGCGGTGTCGCTTGCGTATGCGATACCGATCGCGGTGTTCGACCTCGATACGGTCATCGGCGACCTCACGGTCACGCGTGCCGAAGGGACGGAGAGCTACCTGAGTTTCAGCGGCACGACCGAGAACCCCGAGCCCGCCGAAGTGATCTTTCGTGACGACGCCGGCAACGCTCACGCACGTCGCTGGACCAACCGCCAGAGCGCTCTTTCCGCCATTCGACCCGACACCCGTCGCGTCTTGGTCGTCAGCGAAGCGCTCCACGACACGGCGCCTGCAGACATCGACGCGGTCCTCGCTGACCTGACCAAAGCACTCCGACAGCATTGGTAG
- a CDS encoding M48 family metallopeptidase: protein MYRQIARNKRWSILLITLFCVAVVGLGVFSAWVVGDVWPFWLLLIFCPLYVWWALSSATTSAAKTAGWAAADAEQQPRLHKVVETTAIRAGIPMPKVGVIDDPAPNAFAASLSPKNAVIGVTTGALDLLDDSELEAVVAHEVAHIVNHDGRVTLTTFALVGSIASVAGMLLVLGWALVRSVLSEFKMGLGIIMGMLGIVMIVIGTAFAAVAFVLGPLISSAVSRRREFLADASGVELTRFPEGLVRALEKIHAHPSTVKAASFEVRGLFFVNTVGEGLLAQWLGSHPPVAERVERLKEIGRGF from the coding sequence ATGTACCGCCAGATCGCGCGCAACAAGCGGTGGAGCATCCTGCTCATCACACTGTTCTGCGTCGCCGTGGTCGGGCTCGGGGTGTTCAGCGCGTGGGTGGTCGGCGACGTGTGGCCGTTCTGGCTGCTGCTGATCTTCTGCCCGCTCTACGTGTGGTGGGCGCTCAGCTCGGCCACGACGTCAGCCGCGAAGACGGCGGGGTGGGCGGCCGCGGATGCCGAGCAGCAACCCCGGCTGCACAAGGTGGTGGAGACGACGGCCATTCGGGCGGGCATCCCGATGCCGAAGGTGGGCGTCATCGACGACCCCGCCCCCAACGCGTTCGCGGCGTCGCTGAGCCCGAAGAACGCGGTCATCGGCGTCACGACCGGAGCCCTCGACCTGCTCGACGACAGCGAGCTCGAGGCGGTCGTGGCGCACGAGGTAGCTCACATCGTCAACCACGACGGACGCGTCACCCTCACGACCTTCGCCCTCGTCGGCTCGATTGCCTCGGTCGCCGGCATGCTGCTCGTGCTCGGCTGGGCTCTCGTGCGATCGGTGCTGAGCGAGTTCAAGATGGGGCTTGGCATCATCATGGGGATGCTCGGCATCGTGATGATCGTCATCGGCACCGCCTTCGCGGCCGTGGCTTTCGTGCTCGGCCCTCTCATCAGCTCGGCCGTCTCACGCCGCCGCGAGTTCCTCGCGGACGCTAGCGGCGTCGAGCTCACGCGGTTTCCCGAGGGGCTCGTGCGGGCGCTGGAGAAGATCCACGCGCACCCGTCGACGGTGAAGGCCGCGTCGTTCGAGGTGCGCGGGCTGTTCTTCGTCAACACCGTCGGCGAGGGGTTGCTGGCGCAGTGGCTCGGCTCGCACCCGCCGGTCGCGGAGCGGGTGGAGCGGCTCAAGGAGATCGGGCGCGGGTTCTAG
- a CDS encoding dodecin family protein gives MSSVARVTTITARSEKSFEDAVRVGVERANSTLRGVSGAWIKEQKLHIQAGKVAAYQVTMEITFVLDD, from the coding sequence ATGTCGTCTGTCGCCCGCGTCACCACCATCACCGCCCGCTCCGAGAAGAGCTTCGAAGACGCCGTGCGCGTCGGGGTCGAGCGCGCCAACAGCACCCTGCGGGGCGTCAGCGGTGCGTGGATCAAAGAGCAGAAGCTGCACATCCAGGCCGGCAAAGTCGCCGCCTACCAGGTGACGATGGAGATCACGTTCGTTCTCGACGACTAA
- a CDS encoding DUF2510 domain-containing protein — MSTPAAGWYVDSTDPSLVRWWDGAAWSDHTQPNPDAPATAPTSAPVEAVVATPVPTASVPLVPSAPYVPPPFADPPPPAPVAAPVATPVPAALNYPPPAFGSPAFAEPSASPTPAAAPGPRRTGSSLPISEPVRLTPPASGAIPVAGFPGFDDPLPTATPAATPTTTLPPSTTPPPLAVPSQPAPDAPAAGGARPGSSTVTPLATATPMPASASTPWTSSTSFAQPTGSVDLASVDYEPMTRSWGSKRPVGATRAVTGVTTGGAWMLALSPVLHLGLAALGWLLTDGGASTNTPYVSGGLGIVALLWVVLGTITDYRRLGALGHEFRPSPAWIVLGPLFYLLVRAVHVYRTTRSGTAPTWVYVVLAIVVSATVSALTLLQPRDATTAELRTVESTLTSELQGEGIDYTVLCPSQATFAVGASFVCTAYDDVGPASLIRVTWSSLTGDFTHAFESSPVITG; from the coding sequence GTGAGCACTCCCGCTGCGGGCTGGTACGTCGATTCGACCGACCCGAGTCTCGTGCGCTGGTGGGACGGCGCCGCGTGGAGCGACCACACCCAGCCGAACCCCGACGCGCCCGCCACCGCCCCCACCTCCGCCCCCGTCGAGGCCGTCGTCGCCACACCCGTGCCCACCGCGAGTGTGCCGCTCGTGCCCTCGGCACCCTACGTGCCGCCGCCGTTCGCCGACCCGCCGCCGCCCGCGCCCGTTGCTGCGCCCGTCGCCACTCCCGTTCCGGCCGCCCTGAACTATCCGCCGCCGGCGTTCGGTTCCCCCGCATTCGCCGAGCCGAGCGCCTCGCCGACCCCGGCGGCCGCGCCCGGCCCGCGCCGCACGGGCAGCTCGCTGCCCATCTCCGAGCCCGTGCGCTTGACGCCGCCCGCCTCGGGGGCGATCCCCGTCGCCGGGTTCCCCGGCTTCGACGACCCGTTGCCGACCGCGACGCCGGCCGCGACGCCCACCACGACCCTGCCGCCCTCGACTACGCCGCCGCCGCTCGCGGTGCCGTCGCAGCCCGCACCCGACGCGCCGGCCGCTGGCGGGGCGAGGCCGGGGTCGTCGACCGTCACCCCGCTCGCCACCGCGACGCCCATGCCCGCCTCGGCCTCGACACCCTGGACCTCGTCGACCTCGTTCGCCCAACCCACCGGCTCGGTCGACCTGGCGAGCGTTGACTACGAACCCATGACGCGCTCATGGGGTTCGAAACGCCCCGTGGGCGCGACGCGCGCCGTCACCGGCGTCACGACCGGCGGTGCGTGGATGCTGGCGCTCTCGCCTGTGCTGCACCTGGGCCTGGCGGCACTGGGCTGGCTGCTCACCGATGGCGGAGCATCCACGAACACGCCCTACGTCTCGGGCGGACTCGGCATCGTGGCTCTGCTGTGGGTCGTGCTCGGCACCATCACCGACTATCGGCGTCTCGGCGCGCTCGGCCACGAGTTCCGGCCGTCGCCGGCCTGGATCGTGCTCGGGCCGCTCTTCTACCTGCTCGTGCGCGCCGTGCACGTGTACCGCACGACCCGCTCGGGCACGGCCCCGACGTGGGTGTACGTCGTGCTCGCGATCGTCGTCTCGGCAACGGTCAGCGCGCTCACCCTGCTGCAGCCGCGCGACGCGACGACGGCCGAGTTGCGTACGGTCGAGTCGACGCTGACGAGCGAGCTGCAGGGCGAGGGCATCGACTACACCGTGCTCTGCCCGTCGCAGGCGACGTTCGCCGTCGGCGCCTCCTTCGTGTGCACGGCGTATGACGACGTCGGCCCGGCATCGCTCATCCGCGTCACGTGGTCGAGCCTCACGGGCGACTTCACGCACGCCTTCGAGTCGTCGCCCGTCATCACGGGCTGA